The following is a genomic window from Neodiprion pinetum isolate iyNeoPine1 chromosome 3, iyNeoPine1.2, whole genome shotgun sequence.
CGAAaaaggcgtcgcgacgcccgccGCATCGACAACGGACAATCAAACCAATCGCTTTTTCACCTACCGCACCTTTGTTCTACTATTCGCGTCTTTATTCCggactcgtttttttttttttttttcttcacgtttCTCGTTGTCTCCTCGTCCTTTTTATCCTGACTCCTTATCTCCTTCTTACCCCCCTTTTTAACACAAAACGGAACCGAACCTCCTCGAAGTCCCGGattatattataggtatgaGACACGGACGCGAATCAGACCTTTATCATCCGCTAAGGAGAATTTAATGATTATTGATGAAGCGTTGATCGTTCAAACAGTCCGTCCGTATTCTTTCTATACTTATTCTCCTCCCTTATACGTGTTTCTCCCTGTTCACAATCGTGCAGTCAACCCCGTTCAAATACGCCAAATTTACTCCCCTTCATTGGTTTTTATTTCCAACGGGTATCCGATTCAAGGGAACCAATTCGTCGTTATTTCGCAAAACTTTGTTTACGAAAtatccttctctctctctctctctctcttcagaTGTGCGGTTTTCAAAGTTCAGACATTGCCGCGAATGATTATTGATTCCTTCGGCAAAATATCTTCGTAATAAAAGTTTTCTCCGGCTGTATATCGTAATGTTGAAATAAACGAGAGGTAAAatgaggggggaaaaaaagaaattgttagGGACATGAGGGATGATCGATTCAACTGCGAGGTGGGTAGATCattacgaaatttttacagcTGTTACGTTCCAGTTTTTATTACAAAGAGTTGCTCTCGAATAGGGAGGTAGAGAAGATGAAAGCACGAGTATTAGGTATATAACGACGTCTGGCAAAAACCGGCCATAATTTATGAGCAACCTAATTTCAAGTTTcgttcttcaatttttttattttttttatttattttttttttcttcttcatctcctTTTTGTGGGTTTGTGTTTTTTCCTTGATTTTCCGCCTCATTCTTTTGCCCAAagaagtataataataagagGAAGAGGGGCAGAGAGGCGAGGAGAAAATctaattgttttcttttttccccggCACGAAAAGCTCCTCCGCGATTCAGCATCACCCCCGAGGACGTAATTTACGTAAATCTTGGGGATGCGATAATCCTGAATTGTCAGGCCGAAGGCACTCCGACGCCGGAAATCTTCTGGTACAAGGATGCGAACCCTGTTGAACCCTCGGGCACGATCGGAATCTTCAACGACGGTACGGAGCTGAGGATCGCGACGATACGCGCCGAAGAGATCGGCGATTACACCTGCATAGCGCGGAACGGCGAGGGACAGATCAGTCACACAGCGCGAGTAATCATCGCTGGTAAGTCCGACTCCAATCTCGActccatttttctttcactcctCCCTAAGCCAGTTTCTCCACTTTGTTGCCGATCGAAAACACCGCAAATGTGACGACTCGCGAGCTCTGCATACAAAGAATCGTGGAGTTTTGTCCACAGTGTTTGGTAACCGGCTCGAGGATCGAAGCGGATGAATAGGACAGGTAAACAAAGTGGTTACCTCTGCAATGCACTCTCGACCAACCGAACCACTTGCGTGAATCTGCCTCGAATGCTCGTGCAAGCAAGTTGTGCAGAGGGTGAAATGATTCAGTGCAGAGTATCTTGAGTTATTCAATGATTCCAACCCCTTTTCACACCTAAACGAAGAAAACATCTCACAGACTACTTCCAACACACCGGTTACACTTTCCGATGAAGCTTTTACAAGGAGTCGATTTTCCTGCCCACCAAGCTTCGGAAGAATCATTCCAGAGATCAACTGTACTTGTTAATATACGTTGTTACAGCATGCAAGGTAGATGAGAACTAAAGTGGAGCGCTGAAATCCGCGAGGGTGCAGGTCAAGTAAGGAATCCCGGTAATCTGGTGGATAAGAGAAGCGGGAACGCGGGTATTCTCTTGTCATATGAAAGAACTTTTCGCGTAACACGCGGTCCTTGTTCCCAGAGCTTAAGGTGGCCTTCATGCTCGTCTTTTGGAAACGGAAGAGAGCGCCAGGATGAGGTGGCTGCAGGGTAGAAATAAAGTTAAACGAATCCTTGTTCTGTTCCTGGACGAAGAAATGTGTGTATCGTTGAAATAGCCGTAGGAGGATACCGATATCCTGAACCAGACGATCCCACCGAGGACTTTAGCGTAATTCCATGTAGAAACGGGACACACTTTTACCAGATGTTTTTCGTACCAATCTTGCTCTCAAGTTTTTCTTGTCTTTCACCCTCTCCCCTCCATCTTTGTTTCCCCTTCGCTTCGTCGATACTTTACTTCACCTTACTCCGGAGTTATGAAACTTTTAAACGCGATACCTTCTCCCCGTCCCGCGATGCAGACACGGGAAAAAGGCGGAACTTTAGAAACGGGATTATGGAGCGTCACGGAATTGAGCCGAGGACAACTATAAGCGGGGTGGCGGTGGAGGTGGAGGCGGAGGCGGGCAAGAAGCGCGACGGGGAATTTTAAAACTTGCCAGTTTTCATCACCGAAGTGTCGCTTGCTGATTCGCAAAGTACCTCGTACCCGCCTCCGCGTCGTTCCAACGTCACGCCGGAAATCCAAGCGACTCGTTGCCTCTCCGTTTCCGCCTGAAGTTGGTCGCGGGCGTTCTCCAATACCATAATGTGTATCGTGTGCTGAAATGGGCATTGATCGAAACCCCGAGGAAGAAGCTTCGGGCGGAGTAGGTATAAAGTTTGCAAATATCCACCGAAATATTCACCCCATCTTAGGGTAGGTATAATAGGGGGAGGAGTTGGGACATCTGCAAATGGGAACACATCGGAAATGGCATATTAAAATTCAACGCGATCAGAAATCCGATTTGTGACGCAGGTGGAGCGGTGATCATGATACCCCCCACGAACCAGACGAAGCTCGAGGGTGAAAAGGTGGTGTTTTCCTGCGAGGCGAAAGCTCTTCCGGGCAACGTGACTGTCCGCTGGTTTCGCGAGGGGGCTCCGGTCAAGGAGGTCGCGGCCCTGGAAACGCGGTTCACCATCAGGATGGATGGCGGCCTCGTCGTGAATCCGGTCAGCGCCGACGACTCCGGGCAGTATCTCTGCGAGGTGACGAACGGCATCGGGGAACCTCAGAGCGCCAGTGCTTACCTCAACGTCGAATGTGCGTACTCGCGGGCTCGCTGCTCGTCAGCCAGCATCGTGGTCTGGCCGAGCAGTTAACAGCCGATAACTCGACTTTCAGATCCAGCCAAGGTCACCTTCACCCCGACCATCCAGTACCTCCCTTTCCGGCTGGCCGGCGTCGTCCAGTGCTACATCAAGTCCAACCCGCCTCTGCAGTACGTCACATGGACGAAGGACAAACGGCTCCTCGAGCCCTACCAGACCAAGGACATAGTCATTATGAACAACGGCTCGTTGCTCTTCACGAGGGTCAGCGAGAACCACCAGGGCCGGTACACCTGCACCCCGTACAACGCCCAGGGCACGCAGGGCAGCTCGGGACCGATGGAGGTGCTGGTCAGGAAGCCCCCGGTCTTCACCGTCGAGCCGGAGCCCATCTATCAGCGGAAGGTCGGCGACACCGTCGAGATGCACTGCGACGCCCAGGAGGCCGAGGGCACGCAGAACCCGACGATCCAGTGGCAGCGAGTGAGCATTGCCCGGTTTTTTCTCACGCAACCACCTTCCGATCTCCGTTTTCGAGACTTTCCAATTTTCCAGAAGGACGGTGCACCTCTGCAGCGTAACCGCGTCAAGGTCGTCGGCGGCAACTTGACCATCGATAGCTTGAGACGGTCGGATTTTGGCTTTTACCAGTGCGTAGCCACCAACGAGGTCGCCACCATCGTCGTCGCCACCCAGCTCGTCATCGAGGGTAGCCAGCCTCACGCTCCCTACAACGTCACCGGGAAGGCTACCGAGTTCTCCGTCACACTCGAATGGCTGCCGGGAAACTCCGGTGGACCGGACTACAAGCAGGATTACACTATCTGGTCAGTTCGACCTTTCTACCATTTTTTTACTACCAACGCAAAAGGTTTCTCACCGATTTTCGCATCGGTAGTTGGTCGCGTTGGTACCCTACACCATGTTCCGGTAGCGAGGCTGGGTTAATCTGACGTCCTACTTCAGAGTACTTATCAAGTATACACAGTGCTCCACTTTTCCTCGATATAACTCTGATATCGCCCCACGCACAGTGGGCTCGACAAATTCCGGAAAACTTTGTTCACTACTGCCGCTTAGACTCTCAACTTCCTGCACAAGTTATCTTTCCGATACGGTTTCTCGGAGAAGCATTGATCGGGTATCTGTACGGTATTATTTGCTCCATTGCATTGGAAAACCAAATTCCTGCTACAAATTCAGAACCCATCGATCTTTCTAAGAAAGAGAAGCACGGTCACACTGCTTCGGTATTATATCGTCCTCCCACGAGTCGTGAGTTCAAATTCTGATCCAAAAAAAACCCTGTCTAGCAATTTTCCGGGACTCTGATGAGAATGCAAGCTGCTTACCGATCGATTAAACGGTCATATAGAGCTTTTATGATGATCCGTAGGTACCGTGAAGCTGGGACTTCGGAATGGGAGACGATACCGGTCACGCCATCAGGCAGCACGACGGTCACTATCAACAGGCTGGTTCCGGCAACAGTTTACGAGTTTCAAGTAGTAGGGAAAAACGCCCTCGGCGAAGGAATGCTCAGTAAAGTGATTACGATTCGAACACTGGGTGAGTTGGACGGATATTTGAACTTCGTTTCCGATAACGTAGATGTAATTAAAACGTGTCGATTATTTCCCAAGGGAAAAAAGTCTTCCTTCAATTTATTGGCAAACCAATACAGAAGTTCATTATTACATCGGACGGAATTCCGCCAACAGAATTTTATACACCAAAAATATCGCTATTCCTATAACGACGCTGAAAGGCTTGTTCACTTTGAAACTTTCAAACGCAACAAAACATCGCAAACTTGACCCTTTATTTCTCACAATGCCGGCTCCCTAGACGTCCGACTACAGTCTGGGGGAACGTCTTCGGCTGGTCAGGGTGGCTCTGCTGATACCCCCGATCAAACTGGTAAGgcatttgaaaaacaaaagtgagaagaaacgttgaaaaaaaaaaaaaatcacctcaGTTTTGGTTCTTTCGCGAGGTTCAGCTGTTTTTCAGCCGCTGCTGCATATTAAATTGTTCAGTTCTGAGTAGCGATTGTGTTTGCgtctttttttacgttttgGATACGATGTTTTGTTATACTATTTTTCGTATCATTGCCgagttttttgtttgttcgtttCATTCGACGCCGTTCATGCGCCCTACCTCGTCCTgacaaatatgaaaaaacagccaaaaaaaaaaaagaaactaaatGTTGACGCCACCGACGTGAAAGCTTGCAGACCGTTACATTTTTCACATGCCCATTGACaccttcattttctttttgtcttcTCTTTCATTTCAGACATTGTAGATAATAGTACTCAGATTTTACCAACTGATTCCACAGGAAATCCCCCCGTCCATCCATCAACCGCCCATCCGAAAggtattttcattattttattctttcgttTTTATGATACTCACACGTCACGTTACTAACTTTCCACATTCCAGTTTAAGCTTTCGTTATTAcacgtgtttcaaatttcacactAATTCATTATCAATCGTCGATTAATCCCGGTACAATAGTATGTCTACACACACCATGTCAGTGGCTCGAATGGACAACTTTATTTTATCGTagaggaaaaaatgtacaaagaaagtaaaaagagAAACCGAATAACAATGCAAATTGAACGATTACGTGTAAACGCAATGAATGAGACGGGCAAGGGTTtgggggcggggaggggagggggcgATTAAGTTTGATCGAGCAGATCTACAGCCGTGCGGGGGCCATTATTGATCGTAAAACCATTTTATGGTCGTACCCATAACATGACGATGGTGGTACATCGCTGTCAGAATGAGATGCAACGCGCTTAGAAATTACCGGTGTTATATGGGTGTGCGGACGATACATTACGCGGAATCACTTTTACGCGATTCGTATAGAAACCCCGTATATGTTTGGTATAACATACCCATTGTCAACGGGCTGTTTACGCTATTTGACTATCAGCTTGAAAGTggcatcaaattttttttttctatctcggGAATTCATGCAGCACATGTGCAGACGCGAATCTTTATCCGGATAATTAGCAAGCATTATTTGCAATTTCTCGCGCAATAACCACCCTTTAAACGTGGCTAAAACCCAGCAGAGATATTCCTCATCTACAACGTCTGTGTATATATGACCAGGACCTAAACCGGGTCCGCCAAGAAATTTGACGATAACCGAAATCAGCAACGGATTTCTCATCACATGGCAACAACCTCTGGAGAGGAGCCACCTGGTACAGTCCTACACCATAAAGTACAAAACTGACGCCCAGTGGAAAACGCTCAACAAAGGACGGCAAATTCGTCCCGAGGAAACCAGCTTCCTGGGTAAGACCAATTTCCAATAGTCAATTTCTCCTGACTCGTCAAGTCCTCTTATCGTTAGTCCCAATGTGCGTTCGTACAGACAATGACGAAGAGTTTTAAAAGCTTATCAAAGAAAGACAGACATACCCTGATGTTCTAATCAGGCATTTCCCATGACAGAATAATGCACGACTGTAGCAGGAATAGAGAACTTGCCTCTCGCTTCCCATAATACTTGGGCAATGTATGATTCAGACGGCCGTGATGCTCGAGCTGTGAATCTCCGAGCAATTCTCACCCGAGACTTCCTCACGGTTGAAGGAGGATTTCTCTCCTCCGGATATTCAATTACATATTCCCTGTGTGGATGACTGACTGTAATATATATCCTTAGCCTTGGTTCCCGGAGTCTGTGCGGAGAAATTCTTGACGGGGCAATATCGCGGCCGGAGGTCTTCCGCTTCTGGGGCGCCATACGTTGCCCTTCTGTTTCCCGTGTATTAATTAAATTCACCTATACGTCTGTAGCGCGTATCCATACGCGCGGTTTATGCACGCGAATATACATCAAAGCCAATATCCACGAGCGCACCTTCAACCTCGTCTCACGCCACCTACGGCGATATTTGTTTCCACCGGTGGTGaataatttcatcaattttagtGCCAAGCAGGGGAACGATAAACGAGGAAAATACTCCATATGTGTGCTTACTTGCTTCCGAATAACTATACTCCCTGTTCTGTTTTCAGAGAAAGTAGAGAACAAGTCGTCATAATCACCCCAAAGATTCAATTTTTAGCTTTCACCAGTCTTCAGATCCCAAGAATCACCTTCGACCTTTTTCGAACAGCCCCAGCTGCGTGTGGTTGACGCGTGTTTGCGATCGATCTTGTATCCAACCGAATCTCGAGAATGAATGAACCTATTTTCACGATCTTGGTTTGAATCGACGTCGCTCTTTTTAACTTAAAACTGATTAGGTTTTGGATTCGATCGGTCCAGTAGTTTTCAAGTAACAAGATTAGAAAAAGTAACCGTttcatttaataattttttcttccggCCCATCAAGTTCAGCCAGATTAACCACTACCACTTTTGTTCTTATAACGTAAATGAGGGTGTTTGTCAACAGTGAAAAGTCTGGTCGGAGGACGGACGTACCACTTCCAAGTCTTCGCGAATTCGGAAACGAACTACGGGGCCAGCGACCAAGTGAAGTTTCCGGTTCCAGCGAGGGTAAAGCACAAAGCGATAACCGCCGGGGTGGTTGGCGGCATCCTGTTCTTCATCGTGGCGATAATCCTGAGCATATGCGCGGTGAAAATATGCAACAAACGGAAACGACGAAAACAGGAGAAAGGTACGCCTCGTGGCGATTCACGTTAAAATCACCTTATTACATTAGCCCGTATCTTCGCTCACGGTCATTCGCTCCCATCCCCatgaaaaacgagaaaaaaaaagaaaaaaaaaaaacaacaaaccgTGAATCGAAACGCAGATTTGCCTTCGAAACTAATCATTTAACGAACATGGTTGTCCGTCCCGGGCCCGCTTTTACGTCTAACTTAAATCCAAGCGGAGAATtccgaataaaaattcaatcagaCTAGCCTGATGTTCCAGCAGACCCTGGAGCAGGTTTAAATCAGGCATGTCTGAGTAGAACGTAACTGATTTAACCTGACGCGTTGCAAGTACCGAGAGTAGCCGCCAGGCGTCGTGAAAGTCCTTGGCCTTCTCGGGATAAACTTATCAAGCCACTTGTAATAAAGTGTGGCCATCTATGTGCCAGTTGGTACAAAATATCATCTCGCGGTTTATTAATTGTGTAGATATCTACCTCCAGTTATTAGCTGGTAACTTCTAGTAGACTTAACTGTGCGTCTGATGTGAAACTGACTTATTTCTTAcgtatatttcaataattaatatatctGAACATTCGTTACTCGAGTCTGATCAGGTAGTTCCTCAAACCTGCCCTGTTGAGTGCCTGATGAGGCCCCTGATTCAGTTCTGATCAACGCCTAATCAGGGTCTGAGCATCGTACCTGAACTCAGCCCGATCAGGGCATTTTAGAACGACGCGTTACATTTCTGGTCAGGCCCTGACCAGGCAGCCTGATGATGTGCGAACTTGATCATGCGGTAAAGCAAGCCTCTGATCAATGTCCTTGTCTGAGTCTGGTGAAACTTTTCAATCGGCAAGAGGAGCCACCGACGAAGACCGGAAACCACCGAGACGGCTGAATTTACTAATCCGAATGAATCTTAGAGCCCGGGACTGACTTTCTCTTTTATTACCGACAAGTTTAGGCGCGGTTTTAGCGGGGTTTTTGGCGTATGACGTTTGCGTCGAACAGGCAAGCACCAGACACCTGAACACTTGCGTGGTTAACATAATTTTGTAACATTGTAGAACTGCTTTCAGCGTATAACATGGTGGCCTGCCGAGTCACTGATTCAAGGAACGGCGCAGGGCAGGGCCCCCAGGGAACAGTGCCTTTGAAAAAGTGAGTCTTTCAGTGTTAACTCACCGGATGTTACTCCAGATGTAACCACCGTACATAGAATAATCGTCGACGATGTTGTACTTGCAAATACTTTTCATCGACCCTGTGTTCAGGGTCGCAAAAGTGTGCGCTAAAAATATTAGTGCCAACAGAAAGTTTTCGAAGCTCGTGCATACAAGTTTTCGCTTGATTTTCGCTATTTTCCATATTCAGAAATATCTTATCGATCCTTTGCAAACTATTgcgaaatttccgaaaattttcaactcagCAGATTTTATCGATCTTTCAGTGGAAAGCATTTTTCATCTCTAAgaacgttatttttatttacgataTAATTCATTTCTAAAAAGAAAGACGTTATTTTTTACGATGGAGTAGAAGAATATCACAACTTCCACAAATTTGATATTCAatgttaatttaatttcagcAACAAAATTTGATCAGAATTGTATTAATTGACCGTATGAACGTAGATCTAAACCACTGATTAACgtaaaaaaacaatgattATGATAATTACATACCGAGCTGCAGAGACTCGTGTGACAAATTTATTATCGCATACATATAATTGCAAGTACAATATTTCACAAgcatatatacacatgatTAGTAAGATAGAGTTTAAGTCCCTTATAACAGGTGACTACAATATAATGATTATAACCTTATACACAACGATAATAGTAAGAAAACCTTTAACCAATGATAGCAAGATGTGTATATACAAATATCATTGTTCACAGgtgatatgtatatatatatataatacatatatatacatatttatatgtaaCGTATTCTATACATACCATACATGTAATATTCTCCAGTGTCTAACTGATGTGAATTCTCTTTCACTACCTTATATCAAAAAACCGTACGACTATAGCTTTTAGaataatagaaagaaaaaaatagtaaacagacatttatttaaaaaataaataaaatgaataacgaGCAGGCAGACTTAACCGCAGCAGAGGTATTTTGGACGAAGAGGAGTGGCTTTTTGCAACATgctattgaaaaaaacaattaagaagtatatatttgaagaaaaaaaaaaaaaaaaaacaatccctAGATTTTCATCTTCCAAGGAGAGAGCGGTATCTTCCGACGAACcgaatcgtaaaaataaaattaatcacgCCAATGCATCAGT
Proteins encoded in this region:
- the LOC124213914 gene encoding protein turtle isoform X13, with the translated sequence MGVGGGPQATELRRRLSQKSCDRRISSPNLLVNDPRKIDEYARGCREKDSRTELAKNPSLSSGQPTCLGSCRRRYKERQDEDNVIPGKVRLGAAADYRQRRLTTEDQRDADDNIRRRCQLRGNWSFRWLFEMVAQALVLGVILFVTPGLCYQDAVHITAILGESVVFNCHVEFPGEHPVPYVLQWEKKVGDTVRYRPPPSALSGQGIPIYIWYESYPTHSGEGYEGRVSRVGPNSPYGVASLNLTNIQESDQGWYECKVVFLNRSPNSQKNGTWFHLDVHAPPRFSITPEDVIYVNLGDAIILNCQAEGTPTPEIFWYKDANPVEPSGTIGIFNDGTELRIATIRAEEIGDYTCIARNGEGQISHTARVIIAGGAVIMIPPTNQTKLEGEKVVFSCEAKALPGNVTVRWFREGAPVKEVAALETRFTIRMDGGLVVNPVSADDSGQYLCEVTNGIGEPQSASAYLNVEYPAKVTFTPTIQYLPFRLAGVVQCYIKSNPPLQYVTWTKDKRLLEPYQTKDIVIMNNGSLLFTRVSENHQGRYTCTPYNAQGTQGSSGPMEVLVRKPPVFTVEPEPIYQRKVGDTVEMHCDAQEAEGTQNPTIQWQRKDGAPLQRNRVKVVGGNLTIDSLRRSDFGFYQCVATNEVATIVVATQLVIEGSQPHAPYNVTGKATEFSVTLEWLPGNSGGPDYKQDYTIWYREAGTSEWETIPVTPSGSTTVTINRLVPATVYEFQVVGKNALGEGMLSKVITIRTLDVRLQSGGTSSAGQGGSADTPDQTGNPPVHPSTAHPKGPKPGPPRNLTITEISNGFLITWQQPLERSHLVQSYTIKYKTDAQWKTLNKGRQIRPEETSFLVKSLVGGRTYHFQVFANSETNYGASDQVKFPVPARVKHKAITAGVVGGILFFIVAIILSICAVKICNKRKRRKQEKAYNMVACRVTDSRNGAGQGPQGTVPLKKSTNLNSCGESVSTLTRCSPLNPQPQQLLQKPLQPRPPQVAPVTGIASAVTGPANATGTAATPEQVSEEASSNHDRDHLGHHAHHALHLDNRDYESVFIIERRNSKPNLR
- the LOC124213914 gene encoding protein turtle isoform X1, with the translated sequence MGVGGGPQATELRRRLSQKSCDRRISSPNLLVNDPRKIDEYARGCREKDSRTELAKNPSLSSGQPTCLGSCRRRYKERQDEDNVIPGKVRLGAAADYRQRRLTTEDQRDADDNIRRRCQLRGNWSFRWLFEMVAQALVLGVILFVTPGLCYQDAVHITAILGESVVFNCHVEFPGEHPVPYVLQWEKKVGDTVRYRPPPSALSGQGIPIYIWYESYPTHSGEGYEGRVSRVGPNSPYGVASLNLTNIQESDQGWYECKVVFLNRSPNSQKNGTWFHLDVHAPPRFSITPEDVIYVNLGDAIILNCQAEGTPTPEIFWYKDANPVEPSGTIGIFNDGTELRIATIRAEEIGDYTCIARNGEGQISHTARVIIAGGAVIMIPPTNQTKLEGEKVVFSCEAKALPGNVTVRWFREGAPVKEVAALETRFTIRMDGGLVVNPVSADDSGQYLCEVTNGIGEPQSASAYLNVEYPAKVTFTPTIQYLPFRLAGVVQCYIKSNPPLQYVTWTKDKRLLEPYQTKDIVIMNNGSLLFTRVSENHQGRYTCTPYNAQGTQGSSGPMEVLVRKPPVFTVEPEPIYQRKVGDTVEMHCDAQEAEGTQNPTIQWQRKDGAPLQRNRVKVVGGNLTIDSLRRSDFGFYQCVATNEVATIVVATQLVIEGSQPHAPYNVTGKATEFSVTLEWLPGNSGGPDYKQDYTIWYREAGTSEWETIPVTPSGSTTVTINRLVPATVYEFQVVGKNALGEGMLSKVITIRTLDVRLQSGGTSSAGQGGSADTPDQTGNPPVHPSTAHPKGPKPGPPRNLTITEISNGFLITWQQPLERSHLVQSYTIKYKTDAQWKTLNKGRQIRPEETSFLVKSLVGGRTYHFQVFANSETNYGASDQVKFPVPARVKHKAITAGVVGGILFFIVAIILSICAVKICNKRKRRKQEKELLSAYNMVACRVTDSRNGAGQGPQGTVPLKKPGKGRVPGLNLLRENLTPRTPDSLRGRPLGKISRAADGRFVIADSVGGSSGNNSVLDTSSSDDGGFLPKTSRLNACWRRPLVGTSQLSLRSDGSALSLAPGHPTVPISAGPRAPAVHAIASPRFLASSPTGPHVPWSPMYFSDLSSVRQPSSGERSFPTPPGYLQLRSMHQRYSQELPSLRAIHAESRRFIPVQPLATSSPPQTAGRPKARLPPRHARHARSAPELAASPDLETSPESRSSSSGFGSKNTSQQNQSSRSGSTVAEWRPPPYRPPPPPLIGRWLELQEGGKPPPHKSLDAGSVDGHYEFDPVSCTPTPTSASTPTREERVPVHHPPPRYTRDNIEARVQAMKAEFHQFRQRQARRRQSAHLESAC
- the LOC124213914 gene encoding protein turtle isoform X7 — translated: MGVGGGPQATELRRRLSQKSCDRRISSPNLLVNDPRKIDEYARGCREKDSRTELAKNPSLSSGQPTCLGSCRRRYKERQDEDNVIPGKVRLGAAADYRQRRLTTEDQRDADDNIRRRCQLRGNWSFRWLFEMVAQALVLGVILFVTPGLCYQDAVHITAILGESVVFNCHVEFPGEHPVPYVLQWEKKVGDTVRYRPPPSALSGQGIPIYIWYESYPTHSGEGYEGRVSRVGPNSPYGVASLNLTNIQESDQGWYECKVVFLNRSPNSQKNGTWFHLDVHAPPRFSITPEDVIYVNLGDAIILNCQAEGTPTPEIFWYKDANPVEPSGTIGIFNDGTELRIATIRAEEIGDYTCIARNGEGQISHTARVIIAGGAVIMIPPTNQTKLEGEKVVFSCEAKALPGNVTVRWFREGAPVKEVAALETRFTIRMDGGLVVNPVSADDSGQYLCEVTNGIGEPQSASAYLNVEYPAKVTFTPTIQYLPFRLAGVVQCYIKSNPPLQYVTWTKDKRLLEPYQTKDIVIMNNGSLLFTRVSENHQGRYTCTPYNAQGTQGSSGPMEVLVRKPPVFTVEPEPIYQRKVGDTVEMHCDAQEAEGTQNPTIQWQRKDGAPLQRNRVKVVGGNLTIDSLRRSDFGFYQCVATNEVATIVVATQLVIEGSQPHAPYNVTGKATEFSVTLEWLPGNSGGPDYKQDYTIWYREAGTSEWETIPVTPSGSTTVTINRLVPATVYEFQVVGKNALGEGMLSKVITIRTLDVRLQSGGTSSAGQGGSADTPDQTGPKPGPPRNLTITEISNGFLITWQQPLERSHLVQSYTIKYKTDAQWKTLNKGRQIRPEETSFLVKSLVGGRTYHFQVFANSETNYGASDQVKFPVPARVKHKAITAGVVGGILFFIVAIILSICAVKICNKRKRRKQEKELLSAYNMVACRVTDSRNGAGQGPQGTVPLKKPGKGRVPGLNLLRENLTPRTPDSLRGRPLGKISRAADGRFVIADSVGGSSGNNSVLDTSSSDDGGFLPKTSRLNACWRRPLVGTSQLSLRSDGSALSLAPGHPTVPISAGPRAPAVHAIASPRFLASSPTGPHVPWSPMYFSDLSSVRQPSSGERSFPTPPGYLQLRSMHQRYSQELPSLRAIHAESRRFIPVQPLATSSPPQTAGRPKARLPPRHARHARSAPELAASPDLETSPESRSSSSGFGSKNTSQQNQSSRSGSTVAEWRPPPYRPPPPPLIGRWLELQEGGKPPPHKSLDAGSVDGHYEFDPVSCTPTPTSASTPTREERVPVHHPPPRYTRDNIEARVQAMKAEFHQFRQRQARRRQSAHLESAC
- the LOC124213914 gene encoding protein turtle isoform X4, yielding MGVGGGPQATELRRRLSQKSCDRRISSPNLLVNDPRKIDEYARGCREKDSRTELAKNPSLSSGQPTCLGSCRRRYKERQDEDNVIPGKVRLGAAADYRQRRLTTEDQRDADDNIRRRCQLRGNWSFRWLFEMVAQALVLGVILFVTPGLCYQDAVHITAILGESVVFNCHVEFPGEHPVPYVLQWEKKVGDTVRYRPPPSALSGQGIPIYIWYESYPTHSGEGYEGRVSRVGPNSPYGVASLNLTNIQESDQGWYECKVVFLNRSPNSQKNGTWFHLDVHAPPRFSITPEDVIYVNLGDAIILNCQAEGTPTPEIFWYKDANPVEPSGTIGIFNDGTELRIATIRAEEIGDYTCIARNGEGQISHTARVIIAGGAVIMIPPTNQTKLEGEKVVFSCEAKALPGNVTVRWFREGAPVKEVAALETRFTIRMDGGLVVNPVSADDSGQYLCEVTNGIGEPQSASAYLNVEYPAKVTFTPTIQYLPFRLAGVVQCYIKSNPPLQYVTWTKDKRLLEPYQTKDIVIMNNGSLLFTRVSENHQGRYTCTPYNAQGTQGSSGPMEVLVRKPPVFTVEPEPIYQRKVGDTVEMHCDAQEAEGTQNPTIQWQRKDGAPLQRNRVKVVGGNLTIDSLRRSDFGFYQCVATNEVATIVVATQLVIEGSQPHAPYNVTGKATEFSVTLEWLPGNSGGPDYKQDYTIWYREAGTSEWETIPVTPSGSTTVTINRLVPATVYEFQVVGKNALGEGMLSKVITIRTLDVRLQSGGTSSAGQGGSADTPDQTGNPPVHPSTAHPKGPKPGPPRNLTITEISNGFLITWQQPLERSHLVQSYTIKYKTDAQWKTLNKGRQIRPEETSFLVKSLVGGRTYHFQVFANSETNYGASDQVKFPVPARVKHKAITAGVVGGILFFIVAIILSICAVKICNKRKRRKQEKAYNMVACRVTDSRNGAGQGPQGTVPLKKPGKGRVPGLNLLRENLTPRTPDSLRGRPLGKISRAADGRFVIADSVGGSSGNNSVLDTSSSDDGGFLPKTSRLNACWRRPLVGTSQLSLRSDGSALSLAPGHPTVPISAGPRAPAVHAIASPRFLASSPTGPHVPWSPMYFSDLSSVRQPSSGERSFPTPPGYLQLRSMHQRYSQELPSLRAIHAESRRFIPVQPLATSSPPQTAGRPKARLPPRHARHARSAPELAASPDLETSPESRSSSSGFGSKNTSQQNQSSRSGSTVAEWRPPPYRPPPPPLIGRWLELQEGGKPPPHKSLDAGSVDGHYEFDPVSCTPTPTSASTPTREERVPVHHPPPRYTRDNIEARVQAMKAEFHQFRQRQARRRQSAHLESAC